In Solimonas sp. K1W22B-7, the DNA window CGCATGTCGTTCGATGCCGCCCCAGCCGGAACCGTCTCGGGGCCTGACGCCGCTATGACCCTGCATAGACCGGTGATGCTCGACGAGGCTCTCACCGGCCTCGGTGTCCGTGCGGACGGCATCTACCTGGACGGCACCTTCGGCCGCGGTGGCCATTCCGCCGCGATCCTCGACGCGCTGGCCGGCAGTGGCGCCTTGCATGGCCTTGACCAGGACCCGGAGGCGGTGGCGCATGCGCGCCAGCACTTCGGCGACCGTCCCAACTTCCACATCCACCACGCCAACTTCGCGCAGATGCGCGCGGTGGCCGAGTCTGCCGGCATCGCCGGCCGCATCGACGGCATCCTGCTGGACCTGGGCGTGTCCTCGCCGCAGCTGGACGACGCCAGCCGCGGTTTCAGCTTCTCCAAGGATGGTCCGCTGGACATGCGGATGAACCCGGAAGCCGGCGAGTCTGCGGCGCAGTGGCTGGCACGCGCGGACGAGGGCGACATCGCCGATGTGCTCTACCAGTACGGCGAGGAGCGCAACAGCCGCCGCATCGCACGCCGCATCGTCGAGACGCGCGCCGAGGCGCCGCTGCTCACCACCCACCAGCTGGCGGCGCTGATCGCCACGGTGCCGGGCCCGCGCAGCCGCAACATCCACCCGGCGACGCGCAGCTTCCAGGCGATCCGCATCTTCCTCAACCGCGAACTCGACGTGCTGCCCGAGGCGCTGGCGCAGGCCGGCGAACTGCTGGCACCGGGCGGCCGCCTGGCGGTGATCAGCTTCCACTCGCTGGAAGACCGCATCGTCAAGCGCTTCATGCGCGAAGCCGGCAACGAAGCCGGCAACCGCGAGCCTTCGCCGAAGGGCCATTTCCACGATCCGCGGCCGTCCGCCGTCCGTGAGGGCGCGACGCTGCGCAAGGTCGGCCGCTATTTCCCGACGGATGCGGAGAGCGGCAGCAATCCGCGCGCCCGCAGCGCGGTGCTGCGCGTGGCGGAGAAGGCCGCATGAAGCGCGGCGCCATGATCATGCCGATGATGCTCTCCATCGCCGTGGTGGCCTCGGCGCTGGCCGTGATCCGCACCAAGCACGAGAACCGCGCGCTGGTGAACGATCTGGAAAAGCTGCGCGGCGAGCAGACCCGCCTGGACATGGAGTGGGCGCAGCTGCAGCTGGAAGAGGCCACGCTGTCGCACAACGCGCGCGTCGACCGCATCGCCCGCGAACAGCTCGGCATGACCGAGCCGCGCGACTACGTCATCGTCGGAGACCGCCCGTGAGCGGCGCCCGTCCGAATCCCGTGGCCGGCCCGGTGGCGACCTGGCGTCGCTGGCTGGTGCTGGGCGTGCTCAGCCTGGGTGCGGCGACCGTGGTCGGCCGTGCCTTCCAGCTGCAGGTGCTGGAGCGCGACTTCCTGCTGCAGGAAGGCAACAAGCGCCACATCCGCACCATGCTGATCCCTGCGCACCGCGGTGCCATCACCGACCGCCGCGGCGAGCCGCTGGCGCTGTCGGCGCCGGTGGAGTCGCTGTGGGCGGTGCCCTCGGCCCTGCTGGACTCGCCGCAGCATGTCAGCGCGCTGGCCAAGCTGCTCAACAAGAATCCGCGCAACTTCGAGAAGTTCCTGAAGCAGCGCAAGGACCGCAAG includes these proteins:
- the rsmH gene encoding 16S rRNA (cytosine(1402)-N(4))-methyltransferase RsmH, with amino-acid sequence MTLHRPVMLDEALTGLGVRADGIYLDGTFGRGGHSAAILDALAGSGALHGLDQDPEAVAHARQHFGDRPNFHIHHANFAQMRAVAESAGIAGRIDGILLDLGVSSPQLDDASRGFSFSKDGPLDMRMNPEAGESAAQWLARADEGDIADVLYQYGEERNSRRIARRIVETRAEAPLLTTHQLAALIATVPGPRSRNIHPATRSFQAIRIFLNRELDVLPEALAQAGELLAPGGRLAVISFHSLEDRIVKRFMREAGNEAGNREPSPKGHFHDPRPSAVREGATLRKVGRYFPTDAESGSNPRARSAVLRVAEKAA
- the ftsL gene encoding cell division protein FtsL, which produces MKRGAMIMPMMLSIAVVASALAVIRTKHENRALVNDLEKLRGEQTRLDMEWAQLQLEEATLSHNARVDRIAREQLGMTEPRDYVIVGDRP